One Camelina sativa cultivar DH55 chromosome 3, Cs, whole genome shotgun sequence genomic window carries:
- the LOC104777476 gene encoding alkaline/neutral invertase CINV1, with protein MEGVGLRAVGSHCSLSEMDDLDLTRALDKPRLKIERKRSFDERSMSELSTGYSRHDGMHDSPRGRSVLDTPLSSARNSFEPHPMMAEAWEALRRSMVFFRGQPVGTLAAVDNTTDEVLNYDQVFVRDFVPSALAFLMNGEPDIVKHFLLKTLQLQGWEKRVDRFKLGEGVMPASFKVLHDPIRETDNIVADFGESAIGRVAPVDSGFWWIILLRAYTKSTGDLTLSETPECQKGMKLILSLCLAEGFDTFPTLLCADGCSMIDRRMGVYGYPIEIQALFFMALRSALSMLKPDGDGRECIEKIVKRLHALSFHMRSYFWLDHQNLNDIYRFKTEEYSHTAVNKFNVMPDSIPEWVFDFMPLRGGYFVGNVGPAHMDFRWFALGNCVSILSSLATPDQSMAIMDLLEHRWAELVGEMPLKICYPCLEGHEWRIVTGCDPKNTRWSYHNGGSWPVLLWQLTAACIKTGRPQIARRAVDLIESRLHRDCWPEYYDGKLGRYVGKQARKYQTWSIAGYLVAKMLLEDPSHIGMISLEEDKLMKPVIKRSASWPQL; from the exons atggAAGGTGTTGGATTAAGAGCTGTGGGTTCACACTGTTCTTTATCTGAGATGGATGATCTTGATCTGACTCGAGCTTTGGATAAACCGAGATTGAAGATTGAGAGGAAGAGATCTTTTGATGAGAGGTCCATGAGTGAGCTCTCGACTGGTTACAGTAGACATGACGGTATGCACGATTCTCCTAGAGGTAGATCGGTGCTTGACACGCCTCTTTCTTCTGCTAGAAACTCTTTTGAACCTCATCCTATGATGGCTGAGGCTTGGGAGGCTTTAAGGAGATCTATGGTCTTCTTCCGTGGTCAACCCGTTGGTACTCTTGCAGCTGTTGATAATACCACTGACGAGGTCTTGAACTACGATCAG GTGTTTGTGAGGGACTTTGTACCGAGTGCGCTGGCGTTTCTGATGAATGGTGAACCGGATATAGTGAAACACTTCTTGCTTAAGACACTTCAGCTTCAAGGTTGGGAGAAACGTGTGGACAGGTTCAAGCTAGGAGAAGGTGTGATGCCTGCTAGCTTTAAGGTGCTTCACGATCCTATCAGAGAAACGGATAACATTGTTGCAGATTTTGGTGAAAGCGCCATTGGACGTGTGGCTCCTGTAGATTCAGGGTTTTGGTGGATTATCCTTCTCCGTGCTTACACCAAATCTACTGGAGATTTGACTCTCTCTGAGACACCAGAGTGTCAAAAGGGAATGAAGCTGATCCTGTCTTTGTGCTTGGCTGAAGGGTTTGACACATTCCCCACGCTGCTTTGTGCTGATGGATGCTCCATGATTGATCGGAGAATG GGTGTTTATGGGTATCCAATTGAGATCCAAGCATTGTTCTTCATGGCTCTGAGATCTGCCTTGTCGATGTTAAAGCCGGACGGAGATGGCAGAGAGTGCATTGAGAAGATCGTTAAGAGACTTCACGCCTTGAGCTTCCATATGCGCAGTTACTTCTGGCTCGATCACCAGAACCTCAATGACATTTACAG GTTCAAGACAGAGGAATACTCCCACACAGCGGTGAACAAGTTCAATGTGATGCCGGATTCCATACCGGAGTGGGTTTTCGACTTTATGCCTCTTCGGGGAGGCTACTTTGTGGGAAACGTAGGACCTGCCCATATGGATTTCAGGTGGTTCGCACTCGGCAATTGTGTTTCCATACTCTCTTCATTGGCCACTCCAGATCAGTCCATGGCCATAATGGATCTCCTTGAGCACCGTTGGGCAGAGCTTGTAGGTGAGATGCCCCTCAAGATTTGTTATCCATGCCTCGAGGGCCACGAGTGGCGTATCGTCACTGGCTGTGACCCCAAGAACACACGATGGAGCTACCACAACGGTGGATCTTGGCCAG TTCTGCTTTGGCAGCTAACGGCGGCGTGCATTAAGACAGGGAGACCGCAGATCGCAAGACGCGCGGTTGACCTCATAGAATCGCGTCTTCACAGAGACTGCTGGCCAGAGTATTACGACGGTAAACTCGGAAGGTACGTTGGAAAACAAGCAAGGAAATACCAGACTTGGTCTATCGCAGGTTACTTAGTGGCTAAAATGTTGCTAGAAGACCCTTCACACATTGGTATGATCTCTCTCGAAGAAGACAAACTCATGAAACCTGTTATCAAGCGATCTGCGTCTTGGCCGCAACTCTGA
- the LOC104779103 gene encoding CENP-B homolog protein 2-like, which produces MASHLKGVAKATMTDQIRKELCEYKRDHTKCTQKELQLWIQEKFQIQVSQGTISNTLKRSDEYLSTNLESRKDIKRHKPAKYPEMEKVLFEWFLQYQDRVNMTGELILEKAKVTMKLVYPEQDFEHQFAQGWLEKFKLRHGIKSFRRFGESGSVDVEDMEKKLEAIRGKIDKFSKKDVFNMDETGLFYRLQADHSLATKQLEGKKQDKERLTVVICCNEDGSEKIPLWIIGKYAKPRCFKNVNMNSLNCHYRANKRAWMTSVIFEEYIRWFDQIMHGRRVLFVVDNCPAHPRNIEGLHNVELFFLPPNMTSKIQPCDAGIIRAFKMHYRRRFYREVLEGYELGQSDPAKINFLYAINFAVSAWTTNVHGETIANCFRHCKIRSRDAVSRNSEEESVCEDGMQELEVVINNLGYRNKMDVNSLLDYPGENDACSEVQSLEEIVASVINVDEEAEDDNVEPLEPVTRKEAIIASRTLHNFWMQIEKTTPGVFDAIRKIRDELQRDSNFKKRQTTLDSYFTKLS; this is translated from the coding sequence ATGGCTTCTCATCTAAAAGGTGTTGCAAAAGCAACCATGACAGACCAAATACGCAAAGAGTTATGTGAGTACAAAAGAGATCATACCAAATGTACTCAAAAAGAGTTGCAATTGTGGATTCAagaaaaatttcaaattcaagtTAGCCAAGGTACAATCTCAAACACACTCAAAAGATCAGATGAATATCTTTCCACCAATCTGGAATCCAGAAAAGATATCAAACGTCACAAACCAGCAAAATATCCAGAGATGGAGAAAGTTCTTTTTGAATGGTTTCTTCAATACCAAGATCGTGTGAATATGACCGGAGAACTAATTTTAGAGAAGGCAAAAGTGACTATGAAACTTGTATACCCAGAACAAGATTTTGAGCACCAATTTGCTCAAGGCTGGcttgaaaaattcaaattacGACACGGTATCAAGTCGTTTCGTCGGTTTGGAGAAAGCGGTTCAGTTGATGTTGAAGACATGGAAAAGAAGCTGGAAGCTATAAGAGGAAAAATAGATAAGTTTTCTAAGAAAGATGTTTTTAATATGGATGAAACTGGTTTGTTTTATAGGTTACAAGCTGATCATTCTCTTGCTACAAAACAACTTGAAGgcaaaaaacaagacaaagaaagGTTAACTGTTGTTATTTGCTGTAACGAGGATGGGTCTGAAAAAATTCCCTTATGGATTATTGGAAAATATGCGAAGCCGCGCTGCTTCAAGAATGTCAACATGAATAGCTTGAATTGTCATTATCGAGCCAACAAAAGAGCTTGGATGACAAGTGTTATTTTTGAAGAATATATTCGCTGGTTTGATCAGATAATGCATGGTAGAAGGGTTTTGTTTGTGGTAGATAATTGCCCAGCACATCCAAGAAATATTGAAGGATTACATAATGTTGAGTTGTTTTTCTTGCCACCTAACATGACGTCAAAAATCCAACCTTGTGATGCTGGAATAATAAGAGCTTTTAAAATGCATTATCGAAGGAGATTTTACCGTGAGGTTTTAGAAGGATATGAGTTGGGACAATCTGATCCAGCTAAGATCAATTTTTTGTATGCTATCAATTTTGCGGTCTCTGCTTGGACAACTAATGTTCATGGAGAGACAATAGCAAATTGTTTTCGACATTGTAAAATTCGTTCAAGGGATGCCGTATCAAGGAATTCAGAAGAGGAATCAGTTTGTGAAGATGGTATGCAGGAACTTGAAGTGGTGATTAATAATCTTGGTTATCGAAATAAAATGGATGTCAATAGTCTACTCGACTATCCAGGTGAAAATGATGCATGCTCAGAAGTTCAGAGTTTAGAAGAGATTGTGGCTTCTGTCATTAATGTtgatgaagaagctgaagacGATAATGTGGAACCTTTGGAACCAGTTACACGTAAGGAAGCAATTATCGCGTCTAGAACTCTTCACAACTTTTGGATGCAAATCGAGAAGACAACACCAGGAGTTTTTGATGCAATAAGGAAAATCAGAGATGAACTCCAACGAGATTCCAACTTTAAGAAAAGACAAACAACACTAGattcatattttacaaaattgtcTTAG